TTTCCTGCACCTGGAATTCCGCAGCGAGGAGGGCAAACTCAACAGCTTCTCCTTCCTGTTCACCGGCATGGTGATCGCGCTGCTGGTAGTCCTGTCGATCTGGATCATCTACACCGCCGACGCGCTGATGATGCGCTGAGCGAGGCCGATTTGAAGTTCAAGCGTTATCTTCAGGTCACCAAGCCCGGCATCATTTTCGGCAACCTGATCTCGGCCGCCGGCGGTTTCCTGCTGGCGGCGCAGGGTTCGATCGACTGGTGGCTGCTGGCGGCCACCGTCGTCGGCTTGTCGCTGGTGGTGGCCTCCGGCTGTGCGATCAACAACTGCATCGATCAGGACATCGACGCCAAGATGGCCCGTACCCAGAAACGGGTGCTGGTCACCGGCGCGATGAGCACCAAGGCCGCGTTGGCGCATGGCGTGGTGCTGGGCCTGGCGGGCTTCGCCCTGCTGTGGTTCTGCACCAACCCGCTGGCCACCGGCTGCGTGTTGTTCGGCTTCGTGATCTATGTCGGCGTGTACAGCCTGTACATGAAGCGCCACTCGGTGTACGGCACCCTGGTGGGCAGCCTGTCCGGCGCGGTGCCGCCGGTGGCCGGCTACTGCGCCGTCACCGGCCGCTTCGACATGGGCGCGGCCATCCTGCTGCTGATGTTCAGCCTGTGGCAGATGCCGCACTCGTACGCCATCGCCATCTTCCGCTTCAAGGACTACGAGGCGGCCGGCATCCCGGTGCTGCCGGTGGTGAAGGGCATTTCCGCCGCCAAGCAGCAGATCGTGCTCTACATCCTGGCCTTCGCCGCGGCGACCGTGATGTTGGTGTACGGCGGCTACGCCGGCTACGGCTACCTGGCGGTGGCGGTGGCCACCAGCCTGTGGTGGCTGAAGATGGCGCTGTCCGGCTACAAGCGCGAAACCGACGACCGCGCCTGGGCGCGGCAGGTGTTCTTCTTCTCCATCATCACCATCACCTCGCTGAGCGTGATGATGGCGGTGGATGGGCAGACGCCGCCGCACAGCCGAGTGGTGATGACCGCGGACGCGGGCCACTACCGCTAAGATCGATACCGTTCCATGCCAAACGGGGAGCAGCTTGCGCAGCTCCCCGTTTTTGTTCGGCCATCCGGAATTCAGTTTTTCTTCAAGACCGCGCGCATCGCGGCTTGCTGTTTCACCGGGAGTTTGGCTACATAGTCTGCCGGCTTATGGCCGTACTTGTCGGCATCGCTCAGGGATGCGCCGCGCTTGACCAGATAAGACGCGATCGCGGGAGTCGAGTCCAGCACGGCAGCCATCAACACCGTGATTTCGCTGGTGCGGGTGGATGCGTTGACATCGGCCCCTTTGGCGATCAAATCCTGAACGATATTCAGATCTTTGACGGCCACTGCGTAAAACAGCGGCGTGTTGCCGTCGTAGCCGTCGACATTGGGATTGGCGCCCGCCCGCAGCAGGGCTTGCACTGCGGCGCGGTTGCGGTCGCCGGTCGCGTAGACCAGCGGCGTCTTGGAAACGTCGTCGAGCGGCTGATCGATGTCGCAATGCTGTTTTTCGACATAGGCTGAGACGGCGGGCGCATTGGCATGGCGCAGCAGTTGCTGCCAGCCATCTTTGTCGCAGGCGGCCGGGGTATGCTGGCTCAGCATCGCGAGAGAGATGGCTAGGGTTGATAGGTATCGCATTCAAATGCTTTGCTTGAATTCGCCCGTGACGGATCTTCATCTGATCGAAGGGGCCACCTATGAATGCCAGCCATTCATATGGCGTGATTGGTTTCTGTGGTGGCAGACATCTGTTGTGCTATCGGCTGGCGGCGACGGCGAGCGGCCGCTGCTATCGCCAGCTTGAGTGTTCAGAGGTTGGCTTTATTTCAACTCTCTCCAGTACAAGGATTGGAGCTGATACTTCCAGATACGATTCCTTTCCCCTTCGTAATACCAAGCGTATGCCATGCCATCGCTGGTTTCATCCCAACTGCGACCTTGATCGGTACTGACCAGCGTGATCGAATCGCTCGTGGTTTGCTTAGACTCCAGGCTCTCTCCGGCAAGCACCAA
This genomic window from Chromobacterium phragmitis contains:
- the cyoE gene encoding heme o synthase, which gives rise to MKFKRYLQVTKPGIIFGNLISAAGGFLLAAQGSIDWWLLAATVVGLSLVVASGCAINNCIDQDIDAKMARTQKRVLVTGAMSTKAALAHGVVLGLAGFALLWFCTNPLATGCVLFGFVIYVGVYSLYMKRHSVYGTLVGSLSGAVPPVAGYCAVTGRFDMGAAILLLMFSLWQMPHSYAIAIFRFKDYEAAGIPVLPVVKGISAAKQQIVLYILAFAAATVMLVYGGYAGYGYLAVAVATSLWWLKMALSGYKRETDDRAWARQVFFFSIITITSLSVMMAVDGQTPPHSRVVMTADAGHYR
- a CDS encoding ankyrin repeat domain-containing protein, translated to MRYLSTLAISLAMLSQHTPAACDKDGWQQLLRHANAPAVSAYVEKQHCDIDQPLDDVSKTPLVYATGDRNRAAVQALLRAGANPNVDGYDGNTPLFYAVAVKDLNIVQDLIAKGADVNASTRTSEITVLMAAVLDSTPAIASYLVKRGASLSDADKYGHKPADYVAKLPVKQQAAMRAVLKKN